A single Osmerus mordax isolate fOsmMor3 chromosome 7, fOsmMor3.pri, whole genome shotgun sequence DNA region contains:
- the LOC136946107 gene encoding nucleolar protein 4-like, whose translation MATKKACMDLPKRSRSPVVLEAEMFSEFQDWCLRTYGDSGKTKTVTRRKYNKIMQTLLQNEETDGMYVDNSHINAKFKFWVKSKGFQVGTNILGEHNKKGASGKPVLYVPVKSTCSDGGSAQDSSSLKRVAVVEDFFDIIYAMHVEMGADPGRAPKHAGQKKTYKAIAETYAFLPREAVTRFLMSCGECQKRMHINPSTAEFKENDRPTSLVPDLIDYNMPLTATYLKQMKLQCMTANERDDSSVSSEDMDMAEPTWVSAEPPVPELSPHNAERLPSPRSTLKEEEDDDSSESGSANGLPALTSPEALAVAGNPPDGAVPYGEVRENGVSAPLDFSTTSSSSSEDQQPVNLSDRLPPSGSPPLTPYPADPNRKYPAKQDYGNKSPQYSSGSYDSVKTELSMSAEDLTAGRTQIIDDDDDDHDDHDDSDKITDAEGMDPERLKAFNMFVRLFVDENLDRMVPISKQPKEKIQAIIESCSRQFPEFQERSRKRIRTYLKSCRRMKKGGFETRPTPPHLTSAMAENILAAACESETRNAAKRMRLDTYQAPEESATADKSSPRDPASVAHSGFALAASAYSQDQLYTNGGLNYSFRGYGTLNSNQQTTGSTQTNGPTDLSMKSAAPNSSSSSANSHGQGGGGGGASAQLSLPEVTAVRQLIAGYRESAAFLLRSADELENLILQQN comes from the exons ATGGCAACAAAAAAAGCATGCATGGATCTACCGAAAAGAAGCCGAAGTCCTGTCGTGTTGGAGGCAGAGATGTTTAGCGAATTTCAGGACTGGTGTCTCCGGACTTATGGGGACTCGGGTAAAACAAAGACCGTCACCCGGCGAAAATACAACAAAATCATGCAGACACTACTGCAAAATGAGGAGACGGACGGCATGTATGTCGACAATAGTCACATAAACGCCAAATTTAAATTTTGGGTTAAGTCAAAGGGGTTTCAGGTCGGGACCAACATTTTGGGGGAGCACAACAAGAAAGGAGCATCAGGGAAGCCAGTGCTTTACGTCCCGGTCAAGTCAACG TGTTCAGACGGGGGCTCGGCCCAGGACAGCTCCTCCCTGAAGCGGGTGGCGGTGGTGGAGGATTTCTTTGACATCATATATGCCATGCACGTGGAGATGGGTGCTGACCCCGGTAGGGCACCTAAACATGCTGGCCAGAAGAAGACCTACAAAGCG ATAGCAGAGACGTACGCCTTCCTGCCCAGGGAGGCGGTGACACGCTTCCTAATGAGCTGTGGAGAGTGTCAGAAGAGGATGCACATCAACCCCAGCACTGCCGAGTTCAAag AAAATGATCGACCAACCTCGCTTGTCCCGGACCTCATTGACTACAACATGCCCCTTACTGCCACCTACCTAAAACAGATGAAACTACAGTGCATGACTGCCAATGAAAgg GATGACAGTTCGGTGAGCAGTGAGGACATGGACATGGCTGAGCCTACGTGGGTGTCAGCGGAGCCCCCGGTACCTGAGCTCAGTCCTCACAACGCAGAGAGGCTCCCCAGCCCGAGGAGCACGctcaaagaggaggagg ATGACGACTCCTCGGAGAGTGGTAGTGCCAATGGGCTGCCGGCTCTGACTTCACCAGAGGCATTGGCTGTGGCTGGGAACCCCCCAGATGGTGCGGTGCCCtatggggaggtgagagagaatggGGTAAGCGCACCCTTGGACTTCAGcaccacctcctcatcctcctcagagGACCAGCAGCCGGTCAACCTGAGCGACCGACTGCCGCCCTCGGGGAGCCCTCCTCTGACGCCCTACCCTGCCGATCCCAACAGGAAGTACCCTGCCAAACAGGACTACGGCAACAAG tCTCCACAGTACAGCTCAGGAAGCTATGACTCTGTAAAGACTGAACTGAGCATGAGTGCAGAGGACCTTACTGCGGGCCGTACACAGATCatcgatgatgacgatgatgaccatGACGATCACGATGACAGTGATAAGATAACTGATGCCGAAGGCATGGACCCTGAGAGGCTGAAAGCTTTCAAT ATGTTTGTGCGTCTGTTTGTGGATGAGAACCTGGACCGCATGGTCCCCATCTCCAAGCAGCCCAAGGAGAAGATCCAGGCCATCATCGAGTCCTGCAGCCGCCAGTTCCCTGAGTTCCAGGAGCGCTCTCGCAAGCGCATCCGTACCTACCTCAAGTCCTGCCGCCGCATGAAGAAGGGTGGTTTTGAG ACTCGACCCACGCCTCCCCACCTCACCTCGGCCATGGCTGAAAACATCCTGGCTGCTGCCTGTGAGAGTGAAACACGCAACGCTGCCAAGAGGATGCGACTAGATACCTACCAAGCCCCT GAGGAGTCTGCTACTGCTGACAAGTCCAGCCCCAGGGACCCGGCCTCTGTGGCCCACTCAGGCTTCGCCCTCGCAGCCTCAGCATACTCCCaggaccagctctacaccaaCGGAGGCCTCAACTATAGTTTCCGTGGTTATGGGACCCTTAACAGCAACCAGCAGACCACTGGTTCAACGCAGACCAATG GTCCCACTGATCTCAGTATGAAATCTGCAGCCCCtaactcctcttcctccagcgcCAACAGTCAcggtcagggtggaggtgggggcggaGCCTCAGCTCAGCTAAGCCTCCCGGAGGTGACTGCTGTGCGACAGCTGATCGCCGGCTACCGGGAGTCTGCAGCCTTCCTACTCCGCTCAGCAGATGAGCTGGAGAACCTGATCCTGCAGCAGAACTGA